From one Staphylococcus kloosii genomic stretch:
- a CDS encoding aminoacyltransferase, producing the protein MKFTELTVKEYDNFVQNPSLESHYFQVKESIATREEDGFQVVLLGLKDDNNQVIAASLFSKIPTMGSYVYYSNRGPVMDYSDLGLVDYYLRELDNYLQHHNCLYVKMDPYWIYQIYDKDINPLSKQINNDALVNLFKAHGYEHHGFTTEYDTSSQVRWMGVLNLDGETPASLKKQFDSQRKRNINKAINNGIKVRFLERDEFHIFLELYRETEERAGFVSKTDDYFYNFIDNYGDKVLVPLAYIDLDENINSIQAALTEKENRRDQMMEKEQKSDKQLKKIAELDRQIEHDKKELLQNSELRQTDGAILNLASGVFFANAYEVNYFSGGSSEKYNRFMGPYMMHWFMINYCFDHGYDRYNFYGLSGDFTENSEDYGVYRFKRGFNVQIEELIGDFYKPIKKTKYKLFNTLNNVRKKLKR; encoded by the coding sequence ATGAAATTTACAGAGTTAACTGTTAAAGAATACGACAATTTTGTACAAAATCCATCTTTAGAAAGCCATTATTTTCAAGTGAAGGAAAGTATTGCTACGAGGGAAGAAGATGGGTTCCAAGTTGTCCTATTAGGCTTAAAAGATGATAATAATCAAGTTATCGCGGCTAGTCTTTTCTCAAAAATCCCTACTATGGGTAGTTATGTTTATTATTCAAATCGTGGCCCAGTGATGGATTATAGCGATTTAGGCTTAGTAGATTATTATCTACGTGAATTAGATAATTATTTACAGCATCATAACTGTTTATATGTCAAAATGGACCCTTATTGGATTTATCAAATTTATGATAAAGATATAAACCCGCTATCAAAACAAATAAATAATGATGCGTTAGTTAATTTGTTCAAAGCACATGGATACGAACATCATGGTTTCACTACTGAATATGATACATCTAGTCAAGTACGTTGGATGGGTGTATTAAATTTAGACGGCGAAACACCAGCATCATTGAAAAAGCAATTTGATAGCCAAAGAAAACGTAATATTAATAAAGCGATTAACAATGGTATAAAAGTAAGATTTCTCGAAAGAGATGAATTCCATATTTTCTTAGAACTCTATAGAGAAACTGAAGAGCGTGCTGGTTTCGTATCAAAAACTGACGATTATTTCTATAATTTCATCGATAATTATGGTGATAAAGTGCTAGTACCATTAGCATACATCGATTTAGACGAAAATATTAATAGCATCCAAGCTGCATTAACTGAAAAAGAAAACCGTCGTGATCAAATGATGGAAAAAGAACAAAAATCTGACAAACAATTGAAAAAAATTGCTGAATTAGATAGACAAATAGAGCATGATAAAAAAGAATTATTACAAAATAGTGAGTTAAGACAAACTGATGGTGCTATTTTAAACTTAGCTTCGGGCGTATTTTTTGCAAATGCATATGAAGTTAACTATTTCTCTGGTGGTTCTTCTGAAAAATATAACCGTTTTATGGGTCCATATATGATGCATTGGTTTATGATAAACTATTGCTTTGACCATGGATACGACCGTTATAATTTCTATGGACTGTCTGGAGATTTCACTGAAAATAGTGAAGACTACGGTGTTTACAGATTTAAACGTGGCTTTAATGTACAAATAGAAGAGTTAATTGGAGACTTTTACAAGCCGATTAAGAAAACGAAATATAAGTTATTTAATACATTAAACAATGTACGTAAGAAATTAAAGCGTTAA
- a CDS encoding aminoacyltransferase, whose product MKFTNLTSTEFGAFADKMNNSHFTQMVGNYELKIAEGTETHLVGVKNNDNEVIAACLLTAVPVMKFFKYFYSNRGPVIDFDNKELVHYFFNELDKYLKKNNALYFRVDPYLPYQYLNHDGEFIENAGNNWIFDKFKQLGYKHQGFMTGFDPIIQIRFHSVLDLKNKTAKDVLNGMDSLRKRNTKKVQKNGVKVRFLGEDELPIFRSFMEDTSESKDFFDREDKFYYNRLRHYKDRVLVPLAYIDFDDYIAELQSEGNVLEKDLNKALKDIEKRPDNKKSHNKKENLEQQVQANEQKIEEAKSLQAKHGNELPISAAFFIVNPFEVVYYAGGTSNEFRHFAGSYAIQWKMINYALEHGIDRYNFYGISGNFTEDAEDAGVVKFKKGFNADVVEYVGDFIKPINKPMYKIYSMLKKLKDRNK is encoded by the coding sequence ATGAAATTTACCAATTTAACGTCAACTGAGTTTGGCGCATTTGCAGATAAAATGAATAATAGCCACTTTACACAGATGGTGGGTAATTATGAACTTAAAATCGCTGAAGGTACAGAAACACATTTAGTTGGTGTTAAAAATAATGATAATGAAGTTATTGCTGCATGTTTATTAACAGCAGTGCCTGTAATGAAATTCTTCAAATATTTCTATTCTAACCGTGGACCGGTAATAGACTTTGATAACAAAGAATTAGTACATTATTTCTTTAACGAGCTAGACAAATACTTAAAGAAAAACAATGCATTATACTTTAGAGTAGACCCTTACTTACCATATCAATATTTAAACCATGACGGTGAATTTATTGAAAACGCGGGCAATAATTGGATTTTCGATAAATTTAAACAACTAGGATATAAGCATCAAGGATTTATGACTGGTTTTGATCCAATTATCCAAATCCGTTTCCATTCAGTATTGGATTTAAAAAACAAAACAGCAAAAGATGTTTTGAATGGTATGGATAGTTTACGTAAACGTAATACTAAAAAAGTGCAAAAAAATGGTGTTAAAGTAAGATTCCTAGGGGAAGACGAATTACCTATTTTCCGTTCATTTATGGAAGATACTTCTGAATCTAAAGATTTCTTTGATAGAGAAGATAAATTCTATTATAACCGATTAAGACATTATAAAGATCGTGTATTAGTTCCGTTAGCTTACATAGACTTTGATGATTACATTGCTGAACTTCAATCAGAAGGTAATGTGTTAGAAAAAGATTTAAATAAAGCACTTAAAGATATAGAAAAACGCCCAGATAATAAAAAATCGCATAATAAAAAAGAGAATTTAGAACAACAAGTACAAGCAAATGAACAAAAAATTGAAGAAGCAAAATCACTTCAAGCTAAACACGGTAATGAATTACCTATTTCTGCTGCGTTCTTTATTGTTAACCCATTTGAAGTTGTATATTATGCAGGTGGTACGTCTAATGAATTTAGACATTTTGCGGGCAGTTATGCTATTCAATGGAAGATGATTAACTATGCACTAGAACATGGCATTGATCGTTATAATTTCTACGGAATTAGCGGTAACTTTACTGAAGATGCTGAAGATGCCGGCGTAGTTAAATTTAAAAAAGGTTTTAATGCTGACGTTGTTGAATATGTAGGTGACTTTATTAAACCAATCAATAAACCTATGTATAAAATATACTCTATGCTAAAAAAATTAAAAGATAGAAACAAGTAA
- a CDS encoding type 1 glutamine amidotransferase domain-containing protein, whose product MSKKALFVLTSRSHYDDGSQTGLWLEEASVPYEVLTEAGIDVDLVSIEGGSVPIDDNSTQNDELNKYASFVEKIKDVPSIQDIKVEDYDAIYLPGGHGTVFDFGHNQALASLIADFKDQNKFISSVCHGPSAFVGAKDNSGNFLVNGVTLTSFTDEEERAMGLEEKVPFLTQTELEKQGAKFITKDNFVSHVEEDGLFITGQNPQSSEALGEALRDALQK is encoded by the coding sequence TTGAGTAAAAAAGCATTATTTGTACTAACGAGTAGAAGCCATTATGATGATGGTTCACAAACAGGTCTTTGGTTAGAAGAAGCAAGTGTACCTTATGAAGTATTAACTGAAGCGGGCATTGATGTAGACTTAGTATCTATCGAAGGTGGTTCTGTACCAATAGATGACAATTCTACTCAAAACGATGAATTAAATAAGTATGCAAGCTTTGTTGAGAAGATTAAAGATGTACCAAGTATTCAAGATATAAAAGTTGAAGATTACGACGCGATTTATTTACCTGGTGGTCATGGTACAGTATTTGACTTTGGTCACAATCAAGCATTGGCATCATTAATCGCTGATTTTAAAGATCAAAATAAATTTATTTCTTCTGTATGCCACGGACCAAGCGCATTTGTAGGTGCGAAAGATAATAGTGGTAACTTCTTAGTAAATGGCGTTACACTTACTTCATTTACTGATGAGGAAGAGAGAGCAATGGGCCTTGAAGAAAAAGTGCCTTTCTTAACTCAAACTGAACTTGAAAAACAAGGTGCGAAATTTATAACTAAAGATAATTTCGTGTCTCACGTAGAAGAAGACGGCTTGTTTATTACAGGTCAAAACCCTCAATCAAGTGAAGCTTTAGGGGAAGCACTTAGAGATGCATTACAAAAATAA
- the trpA gene encoding tryptophan synthase subunit alpha, which translates to MSKLFIPYVMGNKKFIQNVKTLSEAGADIIEIGIPFSDPVADGPVIMEAGNKAIQEGMNIQIILDELTKHQQEINSDYVLMTYYNIINHYGEDAFFAACEHAGVYGLIIPDLPYELVEQIKARHKDSSVKVISLVAMTTADERINKIAASAEGFIYTVTMNATTGENGKFHPQLKEKIQRLKEIANVPVVAGFGIRTPDHVSDIAEVADGVVIGSEIVRRFENDNLDNTVNYLQSIRNTLDQ; encoded by the coding sequence ATGTCAAAACTATTTATACCTTATGTAATGGGGAACAAGAAGTTTATTCAAAATGTTAAAACATTAAGTGAAGCAGGCGCAGACATAATAGAAATAGGAATACCTTTTTCAGATCCGGTCGCAGATGGTCCCGTTATTATGGAAGCTGGAAATAAGGCGATACAAGAAGGCATGAACATTCAAATTATTTTGGATGAGTTAACAAAACATCAACAAGAAATTAATAGTGATTACGTATTAATGACTTATTATAATATTATTAATCATTATGGTGAGGATGCATTCTTTGCAGCTTGTGAGCACGCAGGCGTTTACGGGTTAATTATTCCAGACTTACCTTACGAATTAGTTGAACAAATTAAGGCGAGACATAAAGATAGTTCAGTGAAAGTCATTTCCTTAGTGGCGATGACTACAGCTGATGAAAGAATTAATAAAATTGCAGCGAGTGCCGAAGGTTTTATTTATACCGTAACGATGAATGCGACAACCGGAGAAAATGGTAAATTTCATCCACAATTAAAAGAAAAAATTCAACGTCTTAAAGAAATTGCCAACGTACCTGTGGTAGCTGGGTTTGGTATAAGAACACCGGACCATGTTTCAGATATTGCGGAAGTGGCAGATGGTGTAGTAATCGGTAGTGAAATTGTGAGACGTTTTGAAAATGACAATCTTGATAATACGGTTAACTATTTACAAAGTATACGAAACACGTTAGACCAATAA
- the trpB gene encoding tryptophan synthase subunit beta: protein MNKNIQTEADEFGFFGEYGGQYVPETLMPAIIELKQAYKEAKEDPSFQQELDYYLKDYVGRATPLTYADAYTKELGGAKIYLKREDLNHTGAHKINNALGQALLAKRMGKKKLVAETGAGQHGVASATVAALFDMELVVFMGKEDIQRQSLNVFRMELLGAKVESVEEGQGTLSDAVNKALQYWVSHVDDTHYLLGSALGPDPFPTMVRDFQSVIGNEIKEQITTAEGRLPDAVVACVGGGSNAIGTFYPFIKDDVKLYGVEAAGEGEDTDKHALAINKGSAGVLHGTKMYLIQDDNGQVQLAHSISAGLDYPGVGPEHSYYQDIGRVQYPTASDKEAMDALVKFTKLEGIIPAIESAHALSYVEKLAPQMAKDEILVVTVSGRGDKDMETIRKYMQERGEA from the coding sequence ATGAATAAAAATATACAAACAGAAGCAGATGAATTTGGCTTTTTCGGCGAATATGGCGGCCAATATGTACCAGAAACTTTGATGCCAGCAATTATTGAATTAAAACAAGCTTATAAAGAGGCAAAAGAAGACCCATCATTTCAACAAGAACTTGACTATTATTTAAAAGATTATGTAGGCAGAGCAACGCCATTAACTTATGCAGATGCTTATACTAAAGAGCTAGGTGGCGCAAAAATTTACTTGAAGCGTGAAGATTTAAATCATACTGGTGCGCATAAAATAAATAATGCTTTAGGACAAGCATTACTAGCTAAACGTATGGGCAAGAAAAAACTAGTAGCTGAAACAGGTGCCGGTCAACATGGTGTAGCAAGCGCCACAGTTGCTGCATTGTTTGACATGGAATTGGTTGTATTTATGGGTAAAGAAGATATTCAAAGACAATCACTAAATGTTTTCCGTATGGAATTACTCGGTGCCAAAGTGGAATCAGTAGAAGAAGGTCAAGGAACATTGTCTGATGCGGTAAATAAAGCGTTACAATACTGGGTCAGTCACGTTGACGATACACATTATCTTTTAGGTTCTGCGTTAGGACCAGATCCATTTCCAACGATGGTAAGAGATTTTCAAAGTGTCATAGGAAATGAAATTAAAGAACAAATAACAACTGCTGAAGGACGATTACCAGACGCTGTTGTCGCTTGTGTTGGCGGAGGGTCAAACGCTATCGGAACGTTTTATCCATTTATTAAAGATGACGTAAAATTATACGGTGTTGAAGCAGCTGGTGAAGGTGAAGATACAGATAAGCACGCATTAGCAATCAATAAAGGTTCAGCAGGAGTCTTGCATGGTACAAAAATGTATCTTATTCAAGATGATAATGGTCAAGTGCAATTGGCACATTCTATATCTGCAGGCTTAGATTATCCGGGTGTAGGACCAGAACATTCATATTATCAGGATATAGGTAGAGTTCAATATCCGACAGCGAGTGATAAAGAAGCGATGGACGCATTAGTTAAATTCACTAAATTAGAAGGTATCATTCCAGCAATTGAAAGTGCACATGCGCTAAGTTACGTCGAAAAACTTGCACCACAAATGGCTAAAGACGAAATTCTTGTAGTTACAGTATCAGGTCGTGGTGATAAAGATATGGAAACGATAAGAAAGTATATGCAAGAGAGAGGTGAAGCTTAA
- a CDS encoding phosphoribosylanthranilate isomerase: protein MKLKFCGFRTLQDVKLAENLNCDALGFIHYAESKRFVTVEEIRHLTESIPNDKEIVVIVVNPTIEQINDLVAETALTAIQLHGMESLDLIKEIRTLHPQLKIIKALPAQDENILLEQLALYNDDIDLFIIDTPSKNYGGTGKHFNWEKLSNIKGYNFLIAGGINYDNINKINELALNHSGYDIASGIESNGRKDITKMQDIIELVKEGDNNE, encoded by the coding sequence ATGAAATTAAAATTTTGTGGTTTTAGAACATTGCAAGATGTAAAGCTAGCTGAAAATTTAAACTGCGATGCATTAGGTTTCATTCATTACGCTGAAAGTAAACGTTTTGTTACTGTAGAAGAAATTCGCCATTTAACAGAAAGTATTCCAAATGATAAAGAAATTGTCGTGATTGTCGTTAACCCAACCATTGAACAAATTAACGATTTAGTAGCTGAAACTGCATTAACTGCAATTCAATTACATGGTATGGAATCTTTAGATTTAATAAAAGAAATACGTACTTTACATCCACAACTAAAAATTATTAAAGCATTACCAGCACAAGATGAAAATATATTGTTAGAACAATTAGCACTATATAACGATGATATAGATTTATTTATTATAGATACACCATCAAAAAACTACGGCGGTACTGGTAAACATTTTAATTGGGAAAAATTAAGTAATATTAAAGGTTATAACTTTTTAATAGCTGGTGGCATTAACTATGACAATATTAATAAAATTAACGAATTAGCGTTAAATCATAGCGGTTATGATATTGCTAGCGGTATAGAATCAAATGGCAGAAAAGATATAACTAAAATGCAAGATATTATTGAATTAGTAAAAGAGGGAGATAATAATGAATAA
- the trpC gene encoding indole-3-glycerol phosphate synthase TrpC produces the protein MTILDEIVEYKRELLANGYYDKKLEELKEVDVHSKPTFKESMDNSEELVVISEIKSKSPSLPELPPKDLEQQVRDYEANGANAISILTDEKYFGGSYERLQSLTIQTNLPVLCKDFVVDPIQIDVAKKAGASIILLIVNVLTDEQLRELYDYAQSLNLEALVEVHDKEELTRAYKLDPEIIGVNNRDLKRFVTDVQHTNEILKERKDGYYYISESGIHTVEDVESIVDSKIDGLLIGESLMKSDNLSEFLPSLKLKKAKA, from the coding sequence ATGACTATTCTAGATGAGATTGTAGAATATAAAAGAGAATTATTAGCGAATGGCTATTATGACAAGAAATTAGAAGAGCTTAAAGAGGTAGACGTACATTCAAAGCCAACCTTTAAAGAGAGCATGGATAATTCAGAGGAGTTAGTCGTAATTTCTGAAATAAAATCCAAAAGTCCATCATTACCAGAATTACCACCTAAAGATTTAGAACAACAAGTTAGAGACTATGAAGCCAATGGCGCAAATGCCATATCTATTTTAACGGATGAAAAATACTTTGGTGGCAGTTATGAAAGATTACAAAGTCTAACGATACAAACAAATCTTCCAGTGTTATGTAAAGATTTCGTCGTGGATCCTATTCAAATCGACGTAGCAAAAAAAGCAGGGGCATCTATTATTTTATTAATCGTCAATGTTTTAACAGACGAACAATTAAGAGAACTTTATGATTATGCGCAATCTTTAAATTTAGAAGCATTAGTTGAAGTCCATGATAAAGAAGAATTAACACGTGCTTATAAATTAGATCCAGAAATTATTGGGGTTAATAATCGTGATTTAAAACGTTTTGTAACAGATGTCCAACATACCAATGAAATTTTAAAAGAACGTAAAGATGGTTATTATTACATTTCTGAAAGTGGCATTCATACAGTAGAGGACGTTGAATCGATTGTCGATTCTAAAATAGATGGTTTACTCATTGGTGAATCGTTAATGAAAAGCGATAACTTAAGCGAATTTTTACCTAGTTTAAAATTGAAAAAGGCTAAAGCATGA
- the trpD gene encoding anthranilate phosphoribosyltransferase has protein sequence MELLTKLQQQDPLNQTEMTNFIQLLIADDTSDDKKLDMLQRFSAREFTQSELTFISRSLINSMYDEQPQYKGSICVCGTGGDRSNSFNISTTVSFIVASAGVPVIKHGNKSVTSSSGSTDLLNVMNIKTQKVEETAAYIDDKGLAFLSATETYPIMKNIQPIRKMITTPTIFNITGPLINPFKLDYQVMGVYDATKLDKIAQTLADLGRKRAIVLHGANGMDEATLSGENIIYEISDGMIKNYTLNAQDLGLEYASNDQLIGGSAEENLTITLDILSGKEQSAKRDVAILNAGIALYVSEQVETIQAGVDKARELIINGAALEQYKKMGGQLYDYSR, from the coding sequence ATGGAACTATTAACAAAACTACAACAGCAAGACCCGCTAAATCAAACTGAAATGACAAACTTTATTCAGTTACTTATAGCTGATGATACTTCTGACGACAAAAAATTAGATATGTTACAACGTTTCTCGGCTAGGGAATTTACGCAAAGTGAACTCACTTTTATCTCTAGAAGTTTAATCAACAGTATGTACGATGAACAGCCACAATATAAAGGAAGCATTTGTGTCTGCGGTACGGGTGGAGATCGTTCAAATAGTTTTAATATCTCTACAACAGTTTCTTTTATCGTTGCAAGTGCAGGCGTGCCGGTCATTAAACACGGAAATAAAAGTGTGACATCTTCATCAGGTAGCACTGACTTGTTAAATGTGATGAATATTAAAACGCAAAAAGTGGAAGAAACAGCAGCATATATTGATGACAAAGGATTGGCATTTTTAAGTGCAACGGAAACTTATCCAATAATGAAAAACATTCAACCTATTAGAAAAATGATTACGACACCAACAATTTTTAATATTACGGGGCCGCTAATTAATCCGTTTAAATTAGATTATCAAGTCATGGGAGTTTACGACGCAACGAAACTTGATAAGATTGCTCAAACTTTAGCAGATTTAGGAAGAAAAAGAGCGATTGTCTTACATGGTGCAAACGGTATGGACGAAGCTACATTATCTGGAGAAAATATTATTTATGAAATATCAGACGGTATGATTAAAAATTACACATTAAACGCACAAGATTTAGGTTTAGAGTATGCGTCAAACGACCAATTAATCGGTGGCTCAGCAGAAGAAAACTTAACAATTACTTTAGATATATTAAGTGGTAAAGAACAATCAGCGAAAAGAGATGTCGCAATATTAAACGCTGGTATCGCACTATATGTGTCTGAACAAGTCGAAACGATACAAGCAGGCGTTGATAAAGCAAGAGAGTTAATTATTAATGGCGCAGCATTAGAACAATATAAAAAAATGGGAGGACAATTGTATGACTATTCTAGATGA
- a CDS encoding anthranilate synthase component II gives MILVVDNYDSFTYNLVDIIAKQNDVIVKYPDDEDVYNLDVTAVIISPGPGHPLDNNHLLNIIEHCKDKPILGVCLGAQALTCYYGGKVIQGDEIKHGKVDSMKIIKDTNLYTGVSEYSNIMRYHSLVSDPQSLPSELIITGETPDCIQSFEHRTNKHYGIQYHPESFASEFGEHIINNFLTIAGEVNQDGTINKTTTARPAKSN, from the coding sequence ATGATTTTAGTAGTTGATAATTATGATTCTTTTACTTATAACTTAGTAGATATTATAGCGAAACAAAATGACGTCATCGTGAAATATCCTGATGACGAAGATGTTTATAACTTAGATGTAACAGCAGTGATTATTTCACCAGGACCAGGGCACCCGTTAGACAATAATCATTTATTAAATATAATAGAACATTGTAAAGATAAACCTATTTTAGGTGTTTGTTTAGGCGCGCAAGCATTAACGTGCTATTACGGTGGCAAAGTTATTCAAGGCGATGAAATAAAACATGGTAAAGTGGATAGCATGAAAATCATTAAAGATACAAATTTATACACAGGAGTGTCAGAATATTCTAACATTATGCGTTACCATTCATTAGTAAGTGATCCACAATCTTTACCGAGCGAATTAATCATTACAGGTGAAACACCGGATTGTATACAGTCATTTGAACATCGTACAAATAAACATTATGGCATTCAATACCATCCCGAATCGTTTGCTTCGGAATTTGGTGAACATATTATTAATAATTTCTTAACTATAGCAGGGGAGGTCAACCAAGATGGAACTATTAACAAAACTACAACAGCAAGACCCGCTAAATCAAACTGA
- a CDS encoding anthranilate synthase component I translates to MQIKFKKLNAEVTPEAFARLRDKKIILESADQSQLKGRYSFVIFDTYGSLTLDNDTLNIQTKDNKVVENEQPYAKMKDYIDQYKADVEDEELQDIPFVSGFVGSCSFDLVRHEFPILQQIALQDHRQHDAHFYMVEDVYIFDHYKEYLYVVASNLFSNRSADEMEENINHRIAELKELSIYPETVNFEQQDKTIETNMTEQSFMDTVAYLKTLIQQGDMFQVVPSIIYSYKHRFDNQLQTLAYQMYQKLKRQNPSPYMYFINMEEPIIVGSSPESFVKVHGDTVITNPIAGTIKRGATKEEDVENEQLLIKDEKELSEHSMLVDLGRNDIHRVSLAGTSEIRKLMAIERYEHVMHIVSEVTGKLKANYSPMSVVASLLPTGTVSGAPKLRAIQRIYEVQPEKRGVYSGGIGYINCNHDLDFALAIRTMMIDDEYVNVQAGCGVVYDSTPEKELAETKLKAKSLLEVSP, encoded by the coding sequence ATGCAAATAAAATTTAAAAAGTTAAATGCTGAAGTTACACCAGAAGCATTCGCTCGATTAAGAGATAAAAAAATCATCTTAGAAAGTGCAGATCAATCACAGCTTAAAGGTCGTTATTCATTCGTTATTTTTGATACTTATGGTTCATTAACTTTAGATAATGACACACTAAATATTCAAACTAAAGATAATAAAGTAGTGGAAAATGAACAGCCATATGCAAAAATGAAAGACTATATAGATCAATATAAAGCGGACGTTGAAGATGAAGAGTTACAAGATATTCCATTTGTTTCTGGCTTTGTTGGCTCTTGTAGTTTTGATTTAGTAAGACACGAATTCCCAATTTTACAACAAATCGCATTGCAAGATCACCGACAACACGATGCTCATTTTTACATGGTAGAAGATGTATACATTTTTGATCATTATAAAGAATATTTATATGTAGTAGCATCCAATCTATTTTCAAACCGTAGTGCAGATGAAATGGAAGAAAATATTAATCATAGAATTGCGGAATTAAAAGAATTATCAATTTATCCTGAAACAGTAAATTTTGAACAACAAGATAAAACAATCGAAACTAACATGACTGAACAATCGTTTATGGATACGGTAGCTTATTTAAAAACATTAATTCAACAAGGTGATATGTTCCAAGTCGTACCATCAATTATTTATAGTTACAAACATCGTTTTGACAATCAATTACAAACTTTAGCGTATCAAATGTATCAAAAGTTAAAACGTCAAAATCCAAGTCCTTATATGTATTTTATTAATATGGAAGAACCAATTATTGTAGGAAGTTCTCCTGAAAGTTTTGTTAAAGTACACGGAGATACAGTGATTACAAATCCTATAGCTGGAACAATTAAACGTGGGGCGACAAAGGAAGAAGACGTTGAAAATGAGCAGTTATTAATAAAAGATGAAAAAGAGTTAAGTGAACATAGTATGTTAGTAGATTTAGGTAGAAATGACATTCACAGAGTGAGCTTAGCAGGTACTTCAGAAATAAGAAAATTGATGGCAATTGAACGCTATGAACATGTTATGCATATCGTCAGTGAAGTGACAGGTAAATTAAAAGCTAACTATTCACCAATGTCAGTCGTTGCAAGTTTATTACCGACCGGTACAGTATCGGGAGCGCCAAAGTTAAGAGCAATACAAAGAATATATGAAGTACAACCAGAAAAAAGAGGCGTATATAGTGGTGGTATTGGTTACATTAACTGCAATCACGATTTAGATTTTGCATTAGCTATTAGAACGATGATGATTGACGATGAATACGTTAATGTTCAAGCAGGTTGTGGTGTCGTTTATGATTCAACGCCAGAAAAGGAACTAGCTGAAACGAAACTAAAAGCTAAAAGTTTATTGGAGGTATCGCCATGA